The Gadus macrocephalus chromosome 20, ASM3116895v1 genome includes a region encoding these proteins:
- the LOC132449050 gene encoding LOW QUALITY PROTEIN: mitogen-activated protein kinase kinase kinase kinase 4-like (The sequence of the model RefSeq protein was modified relative to this genomic sequence to represent the inferred CDS: inserted 2 bases in 2 codons) encodes MANESPAKSLVEIDLASLRDPAGIFELVEVVGNGTYGQVYKGRHVKTGQLAAIKVMDVTEDEEEEIKLEINMLKKYSHHRNIATYYGAFIKKSPPGHDDQLWLVMEFCGAGSITDLVKNTKGNTLKEDWIAYISREILRGLTHLHAHHVIHRDIKGQNVLLTENAEVKLVDFGVSAQLDRTVGRRNTFIGTPYWMAPEVIACDENPDATYDYRSDLWSCGITAIEMAEGAPPLCDMHPMRALFLIPRNPPPRLKSKKWSKKFFSFIEGCLVKNYTQRPPTEQLLKHSFIRDQPNERQVRIQLKDHIDRTKKKRGEKDETEYEYSGSEEEEEETPEQQGEPSSIVNVPGESTLRRDFIRLQQENKERSEALRRQQHLQEQQLREQEEYKRQLLAERQKRIEQQKEQRKRLEEQQRREREMRRQQEREQRRREQDEKRRVEEVERRRKEDEDRRRAEDEKRRADREQVGGEYIRRQLEEEQRHLEMLQQQLLHEQAMLLECKWKELEEQRQAQKLKKQLEEEQASLLSLQQHQRAGRPPQTALSARGGQVEVVHERTPPSQLQEPAPDSEPIREADERYRKNIQGSPQTKPPPPPPRSESSHPNGPAPTETPALHRPMEPQVRSNMAALKSNTSMAASSTSSSSSTSSSSSASAPPSHSHSHPSAPNHHLRSKQDHLNQHQHNHPSSSSSSSSAPSTPHPQTRPSPSNPSAPPEELPPRVPMRTTSRSPVLSRRESPQHQGNAPPATXAAQRNAISAAEPRMLWDRXERLVSRPGGVPSGGSSSSSSSNSSTSSSSKTPTQQASGDKIRPRTSSKSEGSPLQKPPAEERREQSRPSRTADLTALAKELRAVEEVAPPHKVTEYSSSSEESGTTDEDDDEEVDQDGGEESTSGPEDPRAGSSRVSNGESASAKTMVVQDDGDDAGSTPCRDRTLMVRQSPGSSMGSGVVHSNHALLPGFSPGSGSPHTPSPHHPHPHPHPHPHQHPHHPDRNGFAGRIHLLPDLIQQSHHPSSPASSTSSSTSSPPSSLGSPCPVSPHVPLDQLAIFLETFWHVF; translated from the exons ggtcGACATGTCAAGACCGGCCAGCTGGCGGCCATCAAGGTCATGGACGTCACAGAG gacgaggaggaagagatcAAACTGGAGATCAACATGTTGAAGAAGTACTCCCACCACAGGAACATAGCTACGTACTACGGAGCCTTCATCAAGAAAAGCCCCCCGGGTCACGATGACCAGCtctgg ctggtgATGGAGTTCTGTGGTGCTGGCTCCATCACAGACCTGGTGAAAAACACCAAGGGAAACACACTGAAGGAGGACTGGATCGCCTACATCTCTCGAGAGATCCTCAGG GGATTGACTCATCTTCACGCCCATCATGTGATCCATCGAGACATCAAAGGACAGAACGTTCTTCTGACGGAGAATGCAGAGGTCAAGCTTG TGGACTTCGGGGTGAGTGCTCAGCTGGACCGCACGGTGGGGCGGAGGAACACCTTCATCGGGACACCTTACTGGATGGCCCCCGAGGTCATCGCCTGTGACGAAAACCCTGATGCAACATACGACTACCGG AGTGATCTGTGGTCTTGTGGAATCACGGCCATCGAGATGGCCGAGGGGGCGCCGC CGCTGTGTGACATGCATCCAATGAGAGCCCTCTTCCTGATTCCCAGGAACCCGCCCCCTCGTCTCAAGTCCAAAAAATG GTCCAAGAAGTTCTTCAGCTTCATCGAGGGCTGCCTGGTGAAGAACTACACCCAGCGGCCGCCCACGGAGCAGCTGCTGAAGCACTCCTTCATCAGGGACCAGCCCAACGAGAGGCAGGTCCGCATCCAGCTCAAGGACCACATCGACCGCACCAAGAAGAAGAGGGGCGAGAAGG aTGAGACGGAGTATGAGTACAGTGGaagcgaggaagaggaagaggagacaccTGAACAGCAAGGGGAGCCCAG CTCCATCGTCAACGTTCCGGGCGAGTCCACGCTGCGGCGCGACTTCATCCGCCTGCAGCAGGAGAACAAGGAGCGCTCGGAGGCCCTGCGGCGCCAGCAGCACCTGCAGGAGCAGCAGCTCCGCGAGCAGGAGGAGTACAAGAGGCAGCTCCTCGCCGAGCGGCAGAAGCGCATCGAGCAGCAGAAGGAGCAGCGCAAGAggttggaggag CAACAGCGCCGCGAGCGGGAGATGCGGCGGCAGCAGGAGCGCGAGCAGCGGCGCCGGGAGCAGGACGAGAAGCGGCGGGTGGAGGAGGTTGAGCGCCGCCGCAAAGAGGACGAGGACCGCCGGAGGGCCGAAGACGAGAAGCGGAGGGCCGACCGCGAACAGGTAGGAGGA gagtATATCCGTCGCcaactggaggaggagcagaggcacCTAGagatgctgcagcagcagctgctccaTGAACAGGCCATGCTCCTG GAGTGCAagtggaaggagctggaggagcagagacaAGCTCAGAAGCTCAAGaaacagctggaggaggagcaggcgtccctcctctctctccagcagcATCAGCGGGCCGGCAGACCCCCACAGACCGCCCTATCAGCTAGGGGcggtcaggtggaggtggtccATGAGAGGACCCCACCCTCCCAGCTCCAAGAACCCGCCCCTGActctgagccaatcagagag gctgACGAGCGCTACCGTAAGAATATCCAGGGCTCCCCCCAGACCaagccgcccccgccgcccccccgctcAGAGTCCTCCCACCCCaatggccccgcccccacagaGACCCCCGCCCTGCACCGGCCCATGGAGCCCCAG GTGCgctccaacatggccgccttaAAGAGCAACACCAGCATGGCagcttcctccacctcttcctcctcctccacctcttcctcatcatccgctagcgcccctccctcccactcccactcccacCCCAGCGCCCCAAACCATCACCTCCGCTCCAAACAGGACCATctcaaccaacaccaacacaaccatccatcttcatcatcatcatcatcatcagcaccaTCAACACCCCACCCCCAGACTAGACCCTCCCCCAGCAACCCCTCGGCCCCCCCAGAGGAGCTCCCACCCAGG GTTCCAATGAGAACCACCTCCAGGTCTCCCGTGTTGTCAAGGCGAGAGTCTCCTCAGCACCAGGGCAACGCACCGCCCGCCA AGGCGGCCCAGCGCAACGCCATCAG tgctgcAGAGCCCAGGATGCTGTGGGACA GTGAGCGCTTGGTGTCGCGGCCGGGGGGCGTGCCCAGCGGGGGGtccagcagctccagctcctccaacAGCTCCACCAGCAGCTCCAGTAAGACCCCCACCCAGCAGGCGTCTGGGGACAAGATCAGGCCCCGCa cctcctccaAGTCAGAGGGTTCCCCCCTCCAGAAGCCCCCcgctgaggagaggagagagcagagcagaCCCTCCCGTACTGCG GACCTGACCGCGCTGGCCAAGGAGCTGCgggcggtggaggaggtggccccGCCCCACAAAGTGACCGAGTATTCCTCGTCCAGCGAGGAGTCGGGCACCACCGAcgaggatgacgatgaggaggtggaccaggacggaggggaggagtccaCCTCGGGGCCGGaggacccgcgggccgg cTCGTCCCGGGTGAGTAACGGGGAAAGCGCATCGGCGAAGACCATGGTTGTCCAGGACGACGGGGATGACGCCGGCTCCACGCCGTGTAGAGACCGTACCCTGATGGTCAGACAG AGCCCAGGGTCGTCCATGGGGTCAGGGGTGGTGCACAGCAACCACGCCCTGCTCCCCGGGTTCTCCCCAGGGTCCGGCAGCCCCCACACGCccagcccccaccacccccaccctcacccccacccccacccccaccaacacccacaccaCCCGGACCGCAACGGCTTCGCCGGCCgcatccacctcctcccagaTCTGATTCAGCAGAgccaccacccctcctcccctgcctcctccacctcctcctccacctcctcccccccctccagcctggGCAGCCCCTGCCCCGTCTCCCCCCACGTCCCCCTGGACCAGCTGGCCATCTTCCTGGAG ACGTTTTGGCATGTTTTCTGA
- the LOC132449059 gene encoding interleukin-1 receptor type 2 has protein sequence MFLLTLSHRSHRPSTAAMVTCQTNLLVRLALIGAVFFFWGVEGKLPDLPMSDGCFRVTPEVPLYRREGEAVVLAWGFLGRVLQVRNFASLNSTYLITKGNTTGSVAEGSESRVRQNGRRLWLLPSQSSDSGEYTCYYRTQSVCVAGSISIKVFPEDSVDVSKLLYPHQTIMGQPATVFCPSISSFKTIQHVQWFKGSSASAQRLESASQGKDLQLPTVGTSELGLYTCLLMVLINQSQYTVSRTVLLQSDDPLILPSRTTTDLSVTSATSNPSAHPKDRETTVDRLPPPVISAPVNGTVYHAEHGSGLELRCEAWAGCQSTDSTLVTWMVDGQSVDSSYLNGRALEGGRRVTQRMTGECQVEVRLVIIALTNRDTEAEFKCVTHNEGGTREVVVQLRLEDTLSTWPVVGSVIAGCFLSVVSVFLYFLLKPQRKADYFLTRQTSVC, from the exons ATGTTCCTCTTGACCCTCTCTCATCGTTCCCATCGCCCGTCCACTGCTGCCATGGTTACCTGTCAAACT AATTTGTTGGTGCGCCTGGCGTTGATTGGGGCTGTGTTCTTCTTCTGGGGTGTTGAAGGAAAACTCCCTGACCTCCCAATGAGTg ACGGGTGTTTCCGCGTGACGCCAGAGGTGCCACTCTACAGGCGGGAGGGCGAGGCGGTGGTCCTGGCCTGGGGCTTCCTGGGCCGAGTCCTGCAGGTACGCAACTTTGCCTCGCTGAACTCCACCTACCTGATCACCAAGGGCAACACAACGGGAAGTGTGGCCGAGGGGAGTGAGAGCCGTGTCCGGCAGAACGGCAGGAGGCTTTGGCTCCTCCCATCACAGAGCTCAGACTCCGGAGAGTACACCTGCTACTACAG GACTCAGtcggtgtgtgtggcggggtccATCTCTATCAAGGTGTTCCCCGAGGACTCGGTGGACGTGAGTAAGCTGTTGTACCCCCACCAGACCATCATGGGTCAGCCTGCCACCGTCTTCTGCCCTTCCATCAGCAGCTTCAAAACCATACAACACGTTCAGTGGTTCAAG GGTTCCAGTGCCAGTGCCCAGCGTCTTGAGTCAGCCTCCCAAGGCAAGGACCTCCAACTACCGACTGTGGGGACCTCTGAATTGGGCCTCTACACCTGCCTGCTCATGGTGCTCATCAACCAGTCCCAGTACACTGTGAGCAGGACCGTCCTGCTTCAGTCTGACG aTCCCCTGATTCTGCCTTCAAGGACAACCACAGACCTTTCGGTGACCTCAGCGACCTCTAACCCCAGCGCCCATCccaaagacagagagactacAGTTGACA GACTGCCTCCCCCCGTCATCTCAGCTCCAGTCAACGGAACTGTCTATCATGCCGAACACG GCTCAGGACTTGAGTTGCGGTGTGAGGCGTGGGCTGGCTGTCAATCAACTGACTCAACTCTGGTCACATGGATGGTGGATGGCCAATCCGTTGACTCCTCATACCTCAATGGGCGGGCTCTGGAAGGTGGTAGGAG GGTAACCCAGAGGATGACTGGCGAATGCCAGGTTGAGGTGAGGCTGGTCATCATCGCACTTACAAATAGGGACACGGAGGCGGAGTTTAAATGTGTCACTCACAATGAAGGCGGGACACGGGAAGTAGTTGTGCAGCTGAGGCTAGAAG acaccCTGTCCACCTGGCCAGTGGTCGGGTCGGTGATCGCCGGCTGCTTCCTCTCAGTCGTCTCGGTCTTCCTCTACTTCCTGTTGAAACCACAACGCAAGGCCGACTACTTTCTGACCCGTCAGACAAGCGTCTGCTAA